From Apium graveolens cultivar Ventura chromosome 9, ASM990537v1, whole genome shotgun sequence, the proteins below share one genomic window:
- the LOC141683182 gene encoding lysine-specific demethylase JMJ25-like isoform X2, translating to MMDGKNAAAGCSALLQSIKRVVLQDVTNLCLKKSNIIGGRVQPGELEHFQCQWCKGELVIVRNVLATTCGLSWEPMVMWRAFRQIRHRNHGQLLDVMAINCLEWCEVDVNVHQFFNGYLKGVFDKAGWPQLLKLKDWPPPSSFEEHLPRHCGTATCVKSMKMIRRIEKK from the exons ATGATGGACGGAAAAAATGCGGCTGCTGGTTGTTCTGCTTTGCTGCAGAGTATAAAAAGGGTTGTTCTCCAGGATGTCACTAATTTATGCCTCAAAAAGTCAAATATAATAGGAGGGAGAGTTCAG CCCGGAGAACTTGAGCACTTTCAATGCCAATGGTGCAAAGGTGAGCTGGTAATTGTCAGAAATGTTCTTGCAACTACATGTGGTTTGAGCTGGGAACCAATGGTTATGTGGCGTGCATTCCGACAGATAAGACACAGAAATCATGGTCAGCTCCTGGATGTAATGGCCATCAATTGTTTGGAATGGTGTGAG GTGGATGTTAATGTACATCAATTTTTCAACGGATACTTGAAAGGTGTATTTGACAAAGCTGGATGGCCCCAACTTCTGAAATTAAAAGACTGGCCTCCACCTAGTTCATTTGAGGAGCACTTACCACGTCATTGTG GTACTGCTACATGTGTAAAGTCAATGAAGATGATCCGAAGGATTGAGAAGAAGTGA
- the LOC141683182 gene encoding lysine-specific demethylase JMJ25-like isoform X1 produces the protein MMDGKNAAAGCSALLQSIKRVVLQDVTNLCLKKSNIIGGRVQPGELEHFQCQWCKGELVIVRNVLATTCGLSWEPMVMWRAFRQIRHRNHGQLLDVMAINCLEWCEVDVNVHQFFNGYLKGVFDKAGWPQLLKLKDWPPPSSFEEHLPRHCGEFLNSLPFKEYTDSRSGYPNLSVKLPENSLKPDMGPKTYIAYGIFQELGLL, from the exons ATGATGGACGGAAAAAATGCGGCTGCTGGTTGTTCTGCTTTGCTGCAGAGTATAAAAAGGGTTGTTCTCCAGGATGTCACTAATTTATGCCTCAAAAAGTCAAATATAATAGGAGGGAGAGTTCAG CCCGGAGAACTTGAGCACTTTCAATGCCAATGGTGCAAAGGTGAGCTGGTAATTGTCAGAAATGTTCTTGCAACTACATGTGGTTTGAGCTGGGAACCAATGGTTATGTGGCGTGCATTCCGACAGATAAGACACAGAAATCATGGTCAGCTCCTGGATGTAATGGCCATCAATTGTTTGGAATGGTGTGAG GTGGATGTTAATGTACATCAATTTTTCAACGGATACTTGAAAGGTGTATTTGACAAAGCTGGATGGCCCCAACTTCTGAAATTAAAAGACTGGCCTCCACCTAGTTCATTTGAGGAGCACTTACCACGTCATTGTGGTGAGTTTCTCAATAGTTTGCCTTTCAAAGAATATACAGATTCACGGTCAGGGTACCCGAATCTCTCTGTTAAGTTGCCCGAGAATTCATTGAAGCCCGATATGGGACCAAAAACATATATTGCTTATGGAATTTTTCAAGAACTGGGTCTCCTGTAA